The Carassius auratus strain Wakin linkage group LG30F, ASM336829v1, whole genome shotgun sequence genome contains a region encoding:
- the LOC113067953 gene encoding UDP-glucuronosyltransferase 2C1-like — MRLVVCFLSLLTLFGPAECGNVLVWFTEGSHWINLKIVLETLIERGHSVTVLVPDASLFMHAKESDRFSYQPFNVSISAQDIENSFEDFLHFSMYEMEELNLLQIYIKFYQLFSKDLDLCFKYCDGTLKSPELMDKLERGKFDVMLSDPIYPCSEALAEKLNIPLVYTLRFSIANTFERMCGQIPAPPSFVPGTMSKLTDKMSFAERIKNMLFYLSQDVLAISLWKKIDNYYTEYFGHHTSYCEMMGKADIWLIRTYWDFEFPRPFLPNFKYVGGLHCTPAKPLPKDMEEFVQSSGDDGIVVFTLGSLVNNITKDRSNTIASALAQIPQKVLWLYVGEKPDMLGENTRIYKWVPQNDLLGHPKTRAFITHGGTNGIYEAIYHGVPMVGIPLFGDQPDNLVHMKAKGAAVIMDFNSMQIPDLVEGLSAVIKDPSYKENAMRLSRIHHDRPVTPLDEAVFWIEFVMRNKGTKHLRVEAHNLTWYQYHCLDVFAFLITILTVVLYVFFKMCKFFIMRCCFRSKRKSKKE; from the exons ATGAGACTCGTagtctgttttctttctctgctCACTCTTTTCGGTCCTGCAGAATGTGGGAATGTTTTAGTTTGGTTTACTGAGGGCAGTCACTGGATCAATCTGAAGATCGTGTTGGAAACGTTGATTGAAAGGGGACACAGTGTCACGGTGCTGGTTCCGGACGCCTCTCTCTTCATGCATGCCAAAGAATCGGATCGCTTCTCCTACCAGCCCTTCAATGTGTCTATATCTGCACAGGACATAGAGAACTCCTTTGAggattttttacatttctcaatGTATGAGATGGAAGAGTTGAACTTGCTGCAAATTTATATCAAATTCTACCAGCTTTTCTCCAAAGATCtagatttgtgttttaaatactGTGATGGTACTCTGAAGTCTCCAGAGTTGATGGACAAATTGGAGCGTGGGAAGTTTGACGTCATGCTGTCGGATCCGATCTATCCATGCAGCGAGGCTTTAGCTGAAAAGCTGAACATTCCCTTAGTGTACACATTACGGTTCTCTATCGCTAACACTTTCGAGCGGATGTGTGGTCAGATACCAGCTCCACCATCATTTGTTCCTGGAACAATGAGTAAACTCACAGACAAGATGAGCTTTGCAGAGCGAATCAAAAATATGCTCTTCTACCTTTCTCAAGATGTTTTGGCCATTAGTCTGTGGAAAAAAATCGACAACTATTACACAGAATATTTTG GACACCACACTTCTTATTGTGAGATGATGGGTAAAGCTGATATCTGGTTAATCAGAACCTACTGGGATTTTGAGTTTCCACGGCCATTCCTGCCCAACTTCAAATATGTTGGAGGCCTTCACTGCACCCCTGCCAAACCATTACCCAAG GACATGGAGGAGTTTGTGCAGAGCTCAGGGGATGATGGGATTGTGGTCTTCACACTGGGGTCTTTGGTAAACAACATTACCAAAGACAGGAGCAATACGATTGCCTCTGCACTGGCACAGATTCCACAGAAG gtTTTATGGCTATATGTCGGAGAGAAGCCAGATATGCTTGGTGAAAACACCAGAATCTATAAGTGGGTCCCTCAGAATGATTTATTGg GTCACCCCAAAACCAGAGCATTCATCACTCATGGAGGCACTAATGGCATATATGAGGCCATATATCATGGTGTTCCAATGGTCGGGATCCCCTTATTTGGTGACCAGCCTGATAATTTGGTTCATATGAAGGCCAAAGGTGCTGCTGTTATCATGGACTTCAACAGTATGCAGATTCCAGACCTGGTGGAGGGACTCAGTGCCGTCATTAAAGATCCCTC GTATAAAGAGAACGCTATGCGTTTGTCCAGGATTCATCATGACAGACCAGTAACGCCTTTAGATGAGGCTGTGTTCTGGATTGAGTTTGTCATGCGCAATAAAGGCACTAAACACCTGCGTGTCGAGGCCCACAACCTTACCTGGTACCAGTACCACTGTCTGGACGTGTTCGCTTTTCTCATCACTATCCTGACTGTAGTCCTCTACGTCTTCTTTAAAATGTGCAAATTCTTCATAATGCGTTGCTGTTTTAGATCAAAGAGGAAAAGCAAAAAAGAGTGA